The Micromonospora sp. M71_S20 genome has a window encoding:
- a CDS encoding AAA family ATPase, with translation MIVWLNGTHGAGKTTTSVLVQQLIPGSRVFDAEKVGETLMDITPGLPETDNFQHWPPWRQLVVETARRVLDYTGGTLVMPMTVLVEQYWREISTGLARHDIPVRHFVLHADEDTLRGRIEGEHPVPSPFRLKYLEPYAEAARTWLHAEAEVVDTTHLTPAQAALQIVLRATGGSSGPVLPRPEDGC, from the coding sequence GTGATCGTATGGCTCAACGGCACCCACGGAGCGGGCAAGACGACGACCAGCGTCCTCGTGCAGCAACTGATCCCGGGTTCACGGGTCTTCGATGCCGAGAAGGTCGGCGAGACACTCATGGACATCACGCCGGGGCTGCCTGAAACTGACAACTTCCAGCACTGGCCGCCGTGGCGGCAGCTCGTCGTCGAGACGGCTCGTCGGGTGCTCGACTACACCGGCGGCACTCTGGTGATGCCCATGACTGTCCTGGTCGAGCAGTACTGGCGTGAAATCAGTACGGGCCTCGCCCGACATGACATCCCGGTAAGGCACTTCGTCCTCCACGCCGACGAAGACACCCTCCGCGGGCGTATCGAGGGGGAACACCCCGTTCCGTCCCCGTTCCGTCTCAAGTACCTTGAGCCCTACGCCGAGGCGGCCCGCACGTGGCTGCATGCCGAGGCCGAGGTCGTCGACACCACGCACCTCACTCCCGCCCAGGCTGCCCTGCAGATCGTCCTCCGCGCTACCGGGGGAAGCTCAGGCCCTGTCCTGCCGAGACCTGAAGACGGTTGCTGA
- a CDS encoding helix-turn-helix domain-containing protein translates to MSLPEVKLSDPKALRGYAHPLRMALIGLLRQHGPLTATQTAERLGESVPNCSFHLRQLAKYGLAERVPGADARERPWRATAHNTSWDDASDDPQVRAATDALSATQLALYTRRAEEFLARRADEPVAWRAVTGFTDRPLYVTADEMGRLTERIEALLAEYDDRVTDPTKRPADSRKVTLVQLAVLTDPPPTEPPAEPPAETASPHSGTAGLTAAGTGAPRAGSAGEEPGDQP, encoded by the coding sequence ATGTCGCTGCCCGAGGTGAAGCTCTCCGACCCCAAGGCCCTGCGCGGCTACGCGCACCCGCTGCGGATGGCCCTCATCGGGCTGCTGCGCCAGCACGGCCCGCTGACCGCCACCCAGACCGCCGAGCGGCTCGGCGAGAGCGTGCCGAACTGCTCGTTCCACCTCCGGCAGCTCGCCAAGTACGGGCTCGCCGAGCGGGTGCCCGGCGCCGACGCCCGGGAGCGGCCCTGGCGGGCCACCGCGCACAACACCTCCTGGGACGACGCCTCCGACGACCCGCAGGTACGTGCCGCCACCGACGCCCTGAGCGCGACGCAGCTCGCCCTCTACACCCGCCGTGCCGAGGAGTTCCTCGCCCGGCGGGCCGACGAGCCGGTCGCCTGGCGGGCGGTCACCGGGTTCACCGACCGGCCGCTGTACGTGACCGCCGACGAGATGGGCCGGCTGACCGAGCGCATCGAGGCTCTGCTCGCCGAGTACGACGACCGGGTCACCGACCCGACGAAGCGACCGGCCGACAGCCGGAAGGTCACCCTCGTGCAGCTGGCCGTCCTCACCGACCCACCACCGACGGAACCCCCCGCCGAACCGCCTGCCGAGACGGCGTCCCCGCACTCCGGGACCGCCGGCCTCACCGCCGCCGGGACGGGCGCCCCGCGCGCCGGGTCCGCCGGCGAGGAGCCGGGCGACCAGCCGTGA
- a CDS encoding DUF2231 domain-containing protein: MESRLKVLGHPVHPMLVMFPVGLLVTAVLFDLVDTVGGPEFLGEVAYWNITVGLIGGLLAAAAGTFDLLAIPPATRAKRVALTHAAANVAVILLFAAIWVVRLNADSRAAGGALIAIEVVALAILGVSAWLGGELVDRLGVGVDREAGLDAPSSLRPPAATHRIGEAR; the protein is encoded by the coding sequence ATGGAGAGCCGGCTCAAGGTGCTGGGTCATCCCGTCCACCCGATGCTTGTCATGTTCCCCGTCGGCCTGCTGGTCACCGCGGTCCTGTTCGACCTGGTGGACACCGTCGGCGGGCCGGAATTCCTCGGCGAGGTCGCGTACTGGAACATCACCGTCGGTCTGATCGGCGGCCTGCTGGCCGCGGCGGCCGGGACGTTCGACCTGCTGGCCATCCCGCCGGCCACCCGCGCGAAGCGGGTGGCGTTGACCCATGCCGCCGCCAACGTGGCGGTGATCCTGCTCTTCGCCGCGATCTGGGTGGTCCGGCTCAACGCCGACTCCCGGGCCGCCGGGGGCGCGCTGATCGCCATCGAGGTGGTCGCGCTGGCCATCCTCGGCGTCAGCGCCTGGCTGGGCGGGGAACTGGTCGACCGGCTCGGCGTCGGCGTGGACCGGGAGGCCGGGCTGGACGCGCCCAGCTCACTGCGTCCCCCGGCGGCCACCCACCGGATCGGGGAGGCGCGATGA
- a CDS encoding VOC family protein — MQYAPVVVALPIADRRTSYRFYSEGLGLEAVGELADDGVPEPLQYAVNDGLRVMLVPTGGFGWAIGGREVAGRGQSECVVNLPAATPAEVDEIVGRARAAGAEVVVEPGQQPWAYTGTFADPDGHLWTASADAH, encoded by the coding sequence ATGCAGTACGCACCCGTCGTCGTCGCCCTGCCGATCGCCGATCGCCGGACCTCGTACCGCTTCTACTCGGAGGGGCTCGGCCTGGAGGCCGTCGGCGAGCTGGCCGACGACGGCGTCCCCGAGCCCTTGCAGTACGCCGTCAACGACGGTCTGCGCGTCATGCTGGTGCCCACCGGTGGCTTCGGCTGGGCCATCGGTGGCCGCGAGGTGGCCGGGCGCGGGCAGAGCGAGTGCGTCGTCAACCTTCCCGCCGCGACGCCGGCCGAGGTCGACGAGATCGTCGGGCGGGCCCGGGCCGCCGGCGCGGAGGTCGTCGTCGAGCCGGGTCAGCAGCCGTGGGCCTACACGGGCACCTTCGCCGACCCGGACGGTCACCTCTGGACGGCGTCCGCGGACGCGCACTGA
- a CDS encoding glycosyltransferase family 9 protein: MGTPNLLGPATGRVPGVERIAVLRANALGDFIFVLPALDALRAAYPEAEIVLLGAPWHAKLWRDRPGPVDRVLVVPPAPGIRGPDPGEPESAPDDFLAAAREERFDLAVQLHGGGANSNPFVGALGARVTAGLRAEDAPPLDRWIRYVYYQHEVIRYLEVVGLVGAGATTIVPALTVTDADRAEAAEVLGPAERPRVALHPGATDTRRRWPAERFAEVARELVGDGYEVLVTGTPAEQEVVDRVVAAAGVPVRPQVGTLSLGGLAGCYAGCELVVSNDTGPLHLAAAVGTATVGVYWVGNLITVANLLRGRHRPISSWTVLCPVCGVDCTPGIYPHRPGDGECPHRDSFVIDVPVVEVLEAARELLRPEPGAP, translated from the coding sequence GTGGGCACCCCGAACCTGCTCGGCCCGGCCACCGGGCGCGTGCCCGGCGTCGAGCGGATCGCCGTGCTGCGCGCCAACGCGCTCGGGGACTTCATCTTCGTCCTGCCGGCGCTGGACGCGCTGCGGGCCGCGTACCCGGAAGCGGAGATCGTGCTGCTCGGCGCGCCGTGGCACGCGAAGCTCTGGCGCGACCGGCCCGGGCCGGTGGACCGCGTGCTGGTGGTGCCGCCCGCGCCGGGGATCCGGGGTCCCGATCCGGGCGAGCCGGAGTCGGCGCCGGACGACTTCCTCGCCGCAGCCCGCGAGGAGCGCTTCGACCTGGCGGTGCAGCTGCACGGCGGCGGCGCCAACTCCAACCCGTTCGTCGGTGCCCTCGGCGCGCGGGTCACCGCGGGGCTGCGGGCCGAGGACGCGCCGCCGCTGGACCGCTGGATCCGGTACGTCTACTACCAGCACGAGGTGATCCGCTACCTGGAGGTGGTCGGCCTGGTCGGCGCGGGCGCCACCACGATCGTGCCGGCGCTGACCGTGACCGACGCCGACCGGGCCGAGGCGGCCGAGGTGCTCGGCCCGGCGGAGCGGCCGAGGGTGGCGTTGCACCCCGGCGCCACGGACACCCGCCGGCGGTGGCCCGCCGAACGCTTCGCCGAGGTGGCCCGCGAGCTGGTCGGCGACGGGTACGAGGTGCTGGTGACGGGCACCCCCGCCGAGCAGGAGGTGGTGGACCGGGTGGTCGCGGCGGCCGGGGTGCCGGTCCGGCCGCAGGTGGGCACGCTCAGCCTCGGCGGGCTGGCCGGCTGCTACGCGGGCTGCGAGCTGGTGGTCTCCAACGACACCGGGCCACTGCACCTGGCCGCCGCCGTGGGCACCGCGACCGTCGGCGTCTACTGGGTCGGCAACCTGATCACGGTGGCGAACCTGCTGCGCGGCCGGCACCGGCCGATCAGCTCGTGGACGGTGCTCTGCCCGGTCTGCGGGGTGGACTGCACCCCGGGCATCTACCCGCACCGCCCCGGCGACGGCGAGTGCCCGCACCGGGACTCCTTCGTCATCGACGTGCCGGTGGTCGAGGTCCTGGAGGCGGCCCGCGAGCTGCTCCGCCCGGAGCCCGGCGCCCCCTGA
- a CDS encoding glycosyltransferase family 2 protein, which translates to MSRPLDLGAAGGFRADRLLDVLIPTRNRPAELAVTLSGLAAQEGVPGFGVVVSDQSDGDATYRHPAAATMVRVLRQRGHPVLLTRRLPRRGLAEHRAYLLAASAARYVLCLDDDVWLEPGTLRRLVTAIEELGCGFVGNAVHGLSYADDVRPETHRHYEEWTGPPTPERIRPGTPQWDRASIHSAANLLHVTRERNLPAGAWRAYKVSWIGGCVLYDRAKLVDSGGFDFWRRVHEKHQGEDVAAQLAVLARFGGAGVLPSGAYHLESPTTVTDRDVEAWEVVLAEEETAQPA; encoded by the coding sequence GTGAGCCGCCCGCTCGACCTCGGCGCGGCCGGGGGGTTCCGCGCGGACCGGCTGCTCGACGTGCTGATCCCGACCCGCAACCGCCCCGCCGAGCTGGCGGTAACCCTCTCCGGGCTGGCCGCCCAGGAGGGCGTGCCCGGCTTCGGGGTGGTCGTCAGCGACCAGTCCGACGGCGACGCCACGTACCGGCACCCGGCGGCGGCCACCATGGTCCGGGTGCTGCGCCAGCGGGGGCACCCCGTGCTGCTGACCCGTCGGCTGCCCCGGCGCGGGCTGGCCGAGCACCGGGCGTACCTGCTGGCCGCGTCCGCCGCCCGGTACGTGCTCTGCCTCGACGACGACGTCTGGCTGGAGCCGGGGACGCTGCGCCGGCTGGTCACCGCCATCGAGGAACTGGGCTGCGGTTTCGTCGGCAACGCGGTGCACGGGCTGTCGTACGCCGACGACGTCCGGCCGGAGACGCACCGGCACTACGAGGAGTGGACCGGGCCGCCCACCCCGGAGCGGATCCGGCCGGGCACCCCGCAGTGGGACCGGGCGTCGATCCACTCGGCGGCGAACCTGCTGCACGTCACGCGCGAGCGGAACCTGCCGGCGGGTGCCTGGCGGGCGTACAAGGTGTCCTGGATCGGCGGTTGCGTGCTCTACGACCGGGCGAAGCTGGTCGACTCCGGCGGGTTCGACTTCTGGCGGCGGGTGCACGAGAAGCACCAGGGCGAGGACGTCGCCGCCCAGCTCGCCGTGCTGGCGCGCTTCGGCGGCGCCGGCGTCCTGCCCAGCGGCGCGTACCACCTGGAGTCGCCGACCACCGTGACCGACCGGGACGTGGAGGCGTGGGAGGTCGTGCTCGCCGAGGAGGAGACGGCCCAGCCGGCCTGA
- a CDS encoding MFS transporter, whose protein sequence is MSGGATVAPGAAPPGGPTRRGPLPRLLRERVFRRYWSAQSVSYFGDEISTLALPLLAVLVFDATAAEMGYLTAAALAPNLLFPLLAGAWVDRYPHKRRVMILTDLGRALLLVAVPVAHLLGVLTMAQLYAAAFAVGTLAVFFEVARGPLFVSIVARPDYVEANTLVNGSRAMSLVAGPSIGGVLVQVLTAPIALVADALSYVVSAYFLGRIRPTEPAPARGGGLALGAGLAFIVRTPMMRAILLGTTTVNLFNFMFIALFVLYATQELHLAPGLLGAVLGAGAVGGLIGATVTGRLVRRFGVGPALVASFVLFPAPLLLVPLAGGPTPLVLGMLFGAEFLSAVGVMMLDIVGGSVQTALTPQALLARVTGARRTVNYGIRPIGALLGGALGTALGVRPALWIATAGALAGVLWVAFSPVRHLRGLPEQAD, encoded by the coding sequence GTGAGCGGCGGGGCCACCGTCGCCCCGGGCGCCGCCCCGCCCGGCGGCCCGACCCGACGCGGTCCGCTGCCGCGGCTGCTGCGCGAGCGCGTGTTCCGCCGGTACTGGTCCGCGCAGTCGGTGTCGTACTTCGGCGACGAGATCTCCACCCTGGCCCTGCCGCTGCTGGCCGTGCTGGTGTTCGACGCGACGGCCGCCGAGATGGGCTACCTGACCGCCGCCGCGCTCGCCCCGAACCTGCTCTTTCCGCTTCTCGCCGGCGCCTGGGTGGACCGGTACCCGCACAAGCGCCGGGTCATGATCCTCACCGACCTCGGCCGCGCGCTGCTGCTCGTCGCGGTGCCGGTCGCCCACCTGCTCGGCGTGCTCACGATGGCTCAGCTCTACGCGGCGGCCTTCGCCGTCGGCACGCTCGCCGTGTTCTTCGAGGTCGCCCGGGGGCCGCTCTTCGTGTCCATCGTGGCCCGACCCGACTACGTGGAGGCGAACACCCTGGTCAACGGCAGCCGGGCGATGTCCCTGGTGGCCGGGCCGAGCATCGGTGGCGTCCTCGTGCAGGTGCTCACCGCCCCGATCGCCCTGGTCGCCGACGCGCTGTCGTACGTGGTGTCCGCGTACTTCCTCGGGCGGATCCGGCCGACGGAGCCGGCGCCCGCGCGCGGCGGTGGCCTCGCCCTCGGCGCGGGGCTGGCGTTCATCGTGCGGACGCCGATGATGCGCGCGATCCTGCTCGGCACCACCACCGTGAACCTGTTCAACTTCATGTTCATCGCGCTCTTCGTGCTCTACGCGACGCAGGAACTGCACCTCGCGCCCGGCCTGCTGGGCGCGGTGCTGGGCGCGGGCGCGGTCGGCGGGCTGATCGGCGCGACCGTCACCGGTCGGCTGGTACGCCGCTTCGGCGTCGGCCCGGCGCTGGTCGCCTCGTTCGTCCTCTTCCCCGCTCCCCTGCTGCTCGTCCCGCTGGCCGGCGGGCCGACCCCGCTGGTGCTCGGGATGCTCTTCGGCGCGGAGTTCCTCTCCGCCGTCGGGGTGATGATGCTCGACATCGTGGGCGGCTCGGTGCAGACCGCGCTCACCCCGCAGGCGCTGCTGGCGCGGGTGACCGGGGCGCGGCGCACCGTCAACTACGGCATCCGGCCGATCGGCGCGCTGCTCGGCGGCGCGCTCGGCACCGCCCTCGGCGTACGGCCGGCGCTGTGGATCGCGACGGCGGGCGCACTCGCCGGGGTGCTGTGGGTGGCCTTCTCGCCGGTCCGCCACCTGCGTGGGCTTCCCGAGCAGGCCGACTGA
- a CDS encoding Hsp20/alpha crystallin family protein has protein sequence MSEQSGGAGRGWRGRQQGWDPMGELQSLRSELRRLVGGRTGPPDVEMAETADGWEVVVRLPGVAPEEVAVEVDDRELCVRARSEAEVNADHGIPGGFETRGFEYRVDLPSRVDPGSIDAVMDHGLLRVRLPRAARPAPRTITVGRTGPRSAGPDGGTPSVVDPAADREMHHPDIAVGETDRP, from the coding sequence ATGAGCGAGCAGAGCGGCGGGGCCGGCCGGGGCTGGCGCGGCCGGCAGCAGGGTTGGGACCCGATGGGCGAACTCCAGTCCCTGCGTTCGGAGCTACGCCGGCTGGTCGGCGGCCGGACCGGGCCGCCGGACGTCGAGATGGCCGAGACCGCCGACGGCTGGGAGGTCGTCGTGCGGCTGCCCGGGGTGGCGCCGGAGGAGGTGGCCGTCGAAGTGGACGACCGCGAACTCTGCGTCCGGGCCCGCTCCGAGGCCGAGGTCAACGCCGACCACGGCATCCCCGGCGGCTTCGAGACCCGGGGCTTCGAGTACCGGGTCGACCTGCCGTCCCGGGTGGACCCCGGCAGCATCGACGCGGTCATGGACCACGGCCTGCTCCGGGTGCGGCTGCCGCGGGCCGCCCGGCCCGCCCCGCGCACCATCACCGTCGGCCGCACCGGCCCCCGATCCGCCGGCCCCGACGGTGGTACGCCGAGCGTCGTCGACCCGGCCGCGGACCGGGAGATGCACCACCCGGACATCGCCGTCGGCGAGACCGACCGGCCGTAA
- a CDS encoding pyridoxamine 5'-phosphate oxidase family protein, with the protein MTVEITSHEELRELLGAPMPRALTKERPVLHARDREWLAASPFCLVATAGPDGSCDVSPKGDPPGFAMVLDERTIAIPERPGNRRADGYRNILDNPHVGLIFLIPGRTDTLRINGRARLVRDAPWFDDMVVKGHRPVLAVMVEIEQIFYHCAKAFLRSQLWQPESWQPDALPSRARLIKEVENPAESLADLERHYGPQYATTIYT; encoded by the coding sequence GTGACGGTGGAGATCACCTCGCACGAGGAACTGCGCGAGCTGCTGGGGGCGCCGATGCCGCGCGCGCTGACCAAGGAGCGGCCCGTCCTGCACGCCCGGGACCGGGAGTGGCTGGCCGCGTCGCCGTTCTGCCTGGTGGCGACGGCGGGCCCGGACGGCAGTTGTGACGTCTCGCCGAAGGGCGATCCGCCCGGTTTCGCGATGGTGCTGGACGAGCGGACCATCGCCATCCCGGAGCGGCCGGGCAACAGGCGCGCCGACGGCTACCGCAACATCCTGGACAACCCGCACGTCGGGTTGATCTTCCTGATCCCCGGCCGCACGGACACGCTGCGGATCAACGGCCGGGCCCGCCTGGTCCGCGACGCGCCGTGGTTCGACGACATGGTGGTGAAGGGGCACCGCCCGGTCCTCGCCGTGATGGTGGAGATCGAGCAGATCTTCTACCACTGCGCGAAGGCGTTCCTGCGCTCGCAGCTGTGGCAGCCGGAGAGCTGGCAGCCGGACGCGCTGCCGTCCCGGGCCCGGCTGATCAAGGAGGTCGAGAACCCGGCCGAGAGCCTGGCCGACCTGGAACGCCACTACGGTCCGCAATACGCCACCACCATCTACACCTGA